A stretch of the Vagococcus entomophilus genome encodes the following:
- the truA gene encoding tRNA pseudouridine(38-40) synthase TruA: MPRYKAIIAYDGHNFCGFQIQHNARTVQEELEKTLKKLNNQQPITIFGSGRTDSGVHAKGQVIHFDYKEIPNLEKFRFAFDTQSAEDIAVKSVERVPDDFHARYHVVEKTYKFRVDIGKPRSPFKRFYASYFPYPIDIAAMQKACTYLLGTHDFSAFCASGTSVEDKVRTIYEAKVEYRKDEDELLFTFRGDGFLYKMVRIVVGTLLKMGNGRLDPESMPTIIASKDRNLAGPTAHPEGLYLDQVFYDKID, encoded by the coding sequence ATGCCCAGATATAAAGCGATTATTGCTTATGACGGTCACAATTTTTGTGGCTTTCAAATCCAACATAACGCCCGAACCGTTCAAGAAGAACTGGAAAAGACCTTAAAAAAATTGAACAACCAGCAACCCATTACAATTTTTGGGTCTGGACGCACAGATTCGGGTGTACATGCCAAAGGACAAGTCATTCACTTTGATTACAAAGAAATTCCAAATTTAGAAAAGTTTCGCTTTGCTTTTGACACTCAATCAGCAGAAGACATTGCTGTTAAAAGTGTGGAACGTGTTCCAGACGATTTTCATGCTCGTTATCACGTGGTAGAAAAGACCTATAAATTTCGGGTGGACATTGGCAAACCAAGAAGTCCATTCAAACGTTTTTATGCCAGCTATTTTCCGTATCCAATCGATATAGCAGCGATGCAAAAAGCCTGCACCTATTTACTAGGAACGCATGATTTTAGTGCTTTTTGTGCGTCAGGCACCTCAGTCGAAGACAAAGTTCGAACTATATATGAAGCAAAAGTCGAGTATCGAAAAGATGAAGACGAATTACTATTTACTTTTCGTGGAGATGGCTTTTTGTATAAAATGGTTCGAATTGTGGTCGGAACCTTACTCAAGATGGGCAATGGGCGCCTAGACCCAGAAAGCATGCCTACAATCATTGCCAGCAAAGACCGAAACCTAGCGGGACCCACTGCTCATCCAGAGGGATTGTATCTGGATCAAGTTTTTTACGATAAAATTGACTAG
- a CDS encoding energy-coupling factor transporter transmembrane component T family protein, translated as MNKLLLGRYIPGDSFVHHLDPRAKLLASFYFIGIIFLCNNIASYFCMFAFTILAIALSKVSVSFFLKGVRPLIWLILFTVILQVFFTKGGETYFEWGIFSLTSLGVQNGIFIFCRFVLIIFMSTLLTLTTPPLSLSDAIESLLQPLKRVKFPAHEVSLMLSIALRFVPTLMDETEKIMNAQRARGVEFNEGSIMQKMRAIIPLLIPLFVSSFNRAEDLALAMEARGYQGGEGRTKYRVLHWQMKDTSVALVFVILTAVLLLIRS; from the coding sequence ATGAATAAATTGTTATTAGGACGATATATTCCAGGCGACTCTTTTGTTCACCACTTGGATCCACGTGCAAAATTACTGGCAAGCTTTTATTTTATTGGCATTATCTTTTTATGTAATAATATCGCTTCTTATTTCTGCATGTTTGCTTTTACCATTTTAGCCATTGCCTTATCAAAAGTCAGCGTTAGCTTTTTCTTAAAAGGTGTGCGCCCCTTGATTTGGCTGATTCTTTTTACAGTTATTCTGCAAGTATTCTTTACAAAAGGTGGCGAAACTTACTTTGAGTGGGGCATTTTTTCTCTGACCTCTCTAGGTGTGCAAAACGGCATTTTCATTTTTTGTCGCTTTGTGTTGATTATTTTTATGTCGACGCTTCTCACACTGACTACGCCACCATTGTCACTTTCAGATGCCATTGAATCATTGCTTCAACCGCTTAAAAGGGTAAAATTCCCTGCGCATGAAGTCTCTCTCATGCTCTCAATTGCCTTGCGTTTTGTTCCAACCTTAATGGATGAAACAGAAAAAATTATGAATGCACAACGAGCGCGTGGGGTGGAATTTAATGAAGGGAGTATTATGCAAAAGATGAGAGCGATTATCCCATTACTGATTCCGCTCTTTGTCAGCAGCTTTAACCGTGCGGAGGACTTAGCCTTAGCGATGGAGGCAAGAGGATACCAAGGAGGAGAAGGACGGACAAAGTACCGCGTACTTCACTGGCAGATGAAAGACACTAGCGTAGCGCTGGTCTTTGTGATCCTAACAGCGGTACTCTTACTCATCCGTAGTTAA
- a CDS encoding energy-coupling factor ABC transporter ATP-binding protein: MDIQFEKVGYTYQPQTPFEQRALYDIDLKITAQSYTALIGHTGSGKSTLLQHLNALLKPTSGKVLIGERVIVPESKNKNLKEIRKHVGIVFQFPEAQLFEETVEKDIMFGPKNFGVSDTEAKEIAREMIQLVGLDESYLERSPFELSGGQMRRVAIAGVLAMKPEILVLDEPTAGLDPKGRKEMLELFHELHQKHQQTIVLVTHQMDDVAEYAEQVFVLEKGEIVKSGTPREVFQDVAWLESKQLGVPTATAFAFKLQQKGMQFTHIPLTLEELVAELTKQMEQGGIKA, from the coding sequence GTGGACATTCAATTCGAAAAAGTAGGCTATACCTACCAACCACAAACCCCTTTTGAGCAACGAGCTTTGTATGATATTGATTTAAAAATCACCGCACAAAGTTATACCGCGCTGATTGGGCATACAGGTAGTGGGAAATCTACGCTCTTGCAACATCTAAATGCCTTGCTCAAACCGACGTCAGGCAAGGTACTCATCGGTGAGCGTGTCATTGTACCAGAAAGCAAAAATAAAAATTTAAAAGAAATTCGAAAACATGTAGGAATAGTTTTTCAGTTTCCAGAAGCTCAGCTTTTTGAAGAAACGGTCGAGAAAGATATTATGTTTGGCCCAAAAAACTTTGGAGTATCCGACACAGAGGCAAAGGAAATCGCACGAGAAATGATTCAATTAGTTGGATTGGATGAGTCTTATTTAGAACGCTCTCCCTTTGAGCTATCTGGGGGACAAATGAGACGTGTCGCTATTGCGGGGGTACTAGCAATGAAACCTGAAATCCTCGTCTTAGATGAACCAACAGCTGGGCTAGATCCAAAAGGGCGCAAAGAAATGCTTGAGTTATTCCATGAATTGCACCAAAAACATCAACAAACCATCGTTCTAGTGACCCATCAGATGGATGATGTGGCTGAATACGCCGAACAAGTCTTTGTGCTAGAAAAGGGCGAAATTGTAAAATCGGGTACACCGAGAGAAGTCTTTCAAGATGTTGCGTGGCTAGAGTCTAAACAATTAGGGGTTCCAACTGCAACAGCCTTTGCCTTTAAGCTTCAGCAAAAAGGAATGCAATTTACACATATCCCCTTGACGTTGGAAGAGTTGGTCGCTGAACTGACGAAACAAATGGAACAAGGAGGAATAAAAGCATGA
- a CDS encoding energy-coupling factor ABC transporter ATP-binding protein yields MESIIELKNIDYHYRQEEEAEPVLALNDISFKIKRGDWIAVIGHNGSGKSTLAKIIDGLLVPTRGEVWIDGQLLTEESVWEARKRIGMVFQNPDNQFVGATVEDDVAFGLENQGIKRDIMVERVQNALKRVRMDEFMDREPSRLSGGQKQRVAIAGVVALRPDVIILDEATSMLDPEGRQEVVETIKQIKEEENLTVISITHDIDEAANANRILLMKQGQLLKEGTPKEIFAYGRELIDMGLDLPFSEKLKIALVAKGYQVPEDYTTEEGMVDWLWTFNSKK; encoded by the coding sequence ATGGAATCAATCATCGAATTAAAAAATATTGACTATCATTACCGGCAAGAAGAAGAGGCAGAGCCTGTTTTAGCCTTAAACGATATTTCATTTAAAATAAAACGTGGAGACTGGATTGCAGTGATTGGGCACAATGGTTCGGGAAAGTCTACACTTGCAAAAATTATCGATGGGTTACTGGTGCCAACACGTGGCGAGGTTTGGATTGATGGACAATTACTTACAGAAGAGAGTGTCTGGGAAGCACGTAAAAGGATTGGCATGGTCTTTCAAAATCCCGATAACCAGTTTGTCGGAGCAACGGTGGAAGATGACGTTGCGTTTGGATTAGAAAATCAAGGAATCAAGCGAGACATAATGGTTGAACGTGTGCAAAATGCGCTCAAACGAGTACGGATGGACGAGTTTATGGATCGTGAGCCCTCCAGACTATCTGGAGGCCAAAAACAACGTGTGGCGATTGCTGGCGTTGTGGCACTAAGGCCAGATGTGATTATTTTGGATGAGGCAACGAGTATGCTTGATCCAGAAGGACGTCAGGAAGTGGTCGAAACAATCAAGCAAATTAAAGAAGAAGAAAATTTGACGGTGATTTCAATTACGCATGACATTGACGAAGCCGCAAATGCCAATCGGATTTTGTTAATGAAGCAAGGCCAATTGCTCAAAGAAGGAACCCCGAAAGAAATCTTTGCCTATGGTCGAGAGTTGATTGATATGGGCTTGGATTTGCCTTTTTCTGAAAAGCTAAAAATCGCACTAGTTGCAAAAGGCTATCAAGTACCGGAGGATTACACTACAGAAGAAGGGATGGTGGATTGGCTGTGGACATTCAATTCGAAAAAGTAG
- the rplQ gene encoding 50S ribosomal protein L17 — protein MSYRKLGRTSSQRKALLRDLTTDLIINERIVTTEARAKELRSTAEKMITLGKRGDLHARRQAAAFVRNEVATVREENEEIVVESALQKLFNDVAPRYADRQGGYTRILKTEPRRGDAAPMVVIELV, from the coding sequence GTGAGTTATCGTAAACTAGGACGCACAAGCAGCCAACGTAAAGCGTTGTTGCGCGACTTAACAACTGATCTAATCATTAACGAACGTATTGTCACAACAGAAGCTCGTGCCAAAGAATTGCGTTCAACAGCTGAAAAAATGATTACTTTAGGTAAACGTGGAGATCTTCATGCTCGCCGTCAAGCAGCAGCGTTTGTTCGTAATGAAGTCGCTACTGTTCGTGAAGAAAATGAAGAAATCGTTGTTGAATCAGCTTTACAAAAACTATTCAATGATGTTGCACCTCGTTATGCAGATCGTCAAGGTGGTTATACTCGTATTTTAAAAACAGAACCACGTCGCGGTGATGCAGCACCTATGGTTGTCATCGAACTTGTTTAA
- a CDS encoding DNA-directed RNA polymerase subunit alpha: MIEFEKPRITKIDEDRDYGKFVIEPLERGYGTTLGNSLRRILLSSLPGAAITNLQIDGVLHEFATIDGVREDVTQIILNIKGLALKLFAEEEKTLEIDVTGPATVTAGDILTDSDVEILNKDLYICEVAEGATFHARLVVKPGRGYVQADENKKEDMPIGVLPVDSIYTPVRRVNYQVENTRVGRRDDFDKLTLEVWTDGSIMPQEAISLAAKIMTEHLDIFVNLTDEAKNAEIMVEKEETQKEKMLEMTIEELDLSVRSYNCLKRAGINTVQELTDKSEPEMIKVRNLGRKSLEEVKVKLHDLGLGLRQDD, translated from the coding sequence ATGATTGAATTTGAGAAACCAAGAATCACCAAAATTGATGAAGATAGAGATTATGGCAAATTCGTCATCGAGCCTTTGGAAAGAGGTTACGGAACGACTTTGGGCAACTCTCTACGCCGCATTTTACTTTCTTCTTTACCCGGTGCAGCAATTACAAATCTGCAAATCGATGGGGTCTTGCATGAATTTGCGACAATCGATGGAGTAAGAGAAGACGTAACCCAAATTATTCTAAATATTAAAGGTCTTGCTTTGAAACTTTTTGCAGAAGAAGAAAAGACACTTGAAATCGATGTTACAGGTCCAGCTACTGTTACCGCAGGTGACATTTTAACGGATAGTGATGTTGAGATTTTGAATAAAGATTTATACATTTGTGAAGTTGCTGAAGGTGCTACTTTTCATGCCCGTTTGGTTGTAAAACCAGGTCGTGGGTACGTTCAAGCTGACGAAAACAAAAAAGAAGATATGCCAATTGGTGTACTTCCTGTTGATTCTATCTATACACCAGTTCGTCGTGTTAACTATCAAGTTGAAAACACACGTGTTGGTCGTAGAGACGACTTTGACAAATTAACACTAGAAGTGTGGACAGATGGATCCATCATGCCGCAAGAAGCAATTAGCTTAGCTGCAAAAATCATGACCGAACATTTAGACATCTTTGTAAACCTAACAGATGAAGCAAAAAATGCTGAAATCATGGTTGAAAAAGAAGAAACACAAAAAGAAAAAATGTTGGAAATGACCATCGAAGAGTTAGACTTGTCTGTACGTTCATACAACTGCTTGAAACGAGCAGGAATCAATACAGTTCAAGAATTAACGGATAAATCTGAACCAGAAATGATTAAAGTTCGTAACTTAGGACGTAAATCATTGGAAGAAGTTAAAGTTAAATTACATGACTTAGGTTTAGGTTTACGCCAGGATGATTAA
- the rpsK gene encoding 30S ribosomal protein S11: MAAKKVSRKRRVKKNIESGVAHIHSTFNNTIVMITDVHGNALAWSSAGSLGFKGSKKSTPFAAQMAAEAAAKASMEHGLKSVDVTVKGPGSGREAAIRSLQATGLEVTAIRDVTPVPHNGCRPPKRRRV, from the coding sequence ATGGCAGCAAAAAAAGTTAGTAGAAAACGCCGTGTCAAAAAAAATATTGAATCTGGTGTGGCTCATATCCACTCTACTTTTAATAATACAATTGTAATGATTACAGATGTTCATGGAAATGCATTAGCTTGGTCATCAGCTGGTTCATTAGGTTTTAAAGGTAGTAAAAAATCTACACCTTTCGCAGCACAAATGGCAGCTGAAGCAGCAGCAAAAGCTTCTATGGAACATGGTTTGAAATCTGTTGATGTAACAGTTAAAGGACCAGGTTCAGGACGCGAAGCAGCAATTCGTTCATTACAAGCAACAGGATTAGAAGTGACAGCAATTCGTGACGTCACTCCAGTTCCTCATAATGGATGCCGCCCTCCAAAACGCCGTCGTGTTTAA
- the rpsM gene encoding 30S ribosomal protein S13 produces MARIAGVDIPRDKRVVISLTYIYGIGKNTAQEILANAGVSEEIRVRDLTNEQTDKIRAEVDKLKVEGDLRREVNLNIKRLMEIGSYRGIRHRRGLPVRGQNTKNNARTRKGPARSIAGKKK; encoded by the coding sequence ATGGCTCGTATTGCAGGAGTAGATATCCCTCGTGATAAACGTGTTGTGATTTCTCTTACTTATATCTATGGTATTGGTAAAAATACAGCACAAGAAATTTTAGCAAACGCTGGAGTTTCAGAGGAAATTCGTGTTCGTGATTTAACAAACGAACAAACAGATAAAATCCGTGCAGAAGTGGACAAATTGAAAGTTGAAGGGGATCTTCGTCGTGAAGTGAACTTAAACATCAAACGTTTGATGGAAATCGGTTCATACCGTGGAATCCGTCATCGTCGTGGTTTGCCAGTTCGCGGACAAAATACAAAGAACAACGCACGTACTCGTAAAGGTCCAGCACGTTCAATCGCAGGTAAGAAAAAATAA
- the rpmJ gene encoding 50S ribosomal protein L36 codes for MKVRPSVKPICEKCKVIRRKGRVMVICENPKHKQRQG; via the coding sequence ATGAAAGTAAGACCATCAGTAAAACCAATTTGTGAAAAATGCAAAGTGATCCGTCGTAAAGGACGTGTTATGGTCATTTGTGAAAATCCAAAACATAAACAACGTCAAGGTTAA
- the infA gene encoding translation initiation factor IF-1, which translates to MAKDDVIEIEGTVVETLPNAMFKVELENGHVVLAHVSGKIRMHYIRILPGDKVTVELSPYDLTRGRITYRFK; encoded by the coding sequence GTGGCGAAAGATGATGTGATTGAAATTGAAGGTACAGTCGTCGAAACTTTGCCGAATGCAATGTTTAAAGTAGAACTGGAAAATGGACACGTAGTTTTAGCGCATGTTTCTGGAAAAATCAGAATGCACTATATTCGTATTCTTCCAGGAGATAAAGTGACTGTGGAATTATCACCGTATGATTTAACTCGCGGTCGCATTACTTATCGCTTTAAATAA
- a CDS encoding adenylate kinase: MNLILMGLPGAGKGTQAERIIDTYHIPHISTGDMFREAMKNETAMGLEAKSYIDKGELVPNEVTNGIVKDRLAQADTEKGFLLDGFPRTYDQVQALETILKQLNKKLDAVINIDVEAEVLVERLAGRFICKKCGATYHKLNHPTKVEGTCDRCGGHEFYQREDDKPETVKNRLSVNIENSKPILAFYEEQNLLHTINGNRAIDDVFKDVEKIIDKN; this comes from the coding sequence ATGAATCTCATTTTAATGGGGCTGCCTGGCGCTGGTAAAGGGACTCAAGCTGAACGGATTATTGATACCTATCATATTCCACATATTTCCACTGGAGATATGTTCCGCGAAGCAATGAAAAACGAAACCGCAATGGGACTAGAAGCTAAATCCTACATTGATAAGGGTGAATTGGTTCCAAATGAAGTGACGAATGGTATAGTAAAAGATCGCTTGGCCCAAGCTGATACTGAAAAAGGATTTCTATTAGATGGTTTTCCTCGGACATATGATCAAGTACAAGCACTTGAAACTATATTGAAACAATTAAACAAAAAGCTTGATGCCGTTATTAATATCGATGTAGAGGCAGAAGTTTTAGTAGAACGTTTGGCTGGAAGATTTATTTGTAAAAAATGTGGGGCAACCTATCATAAATTAAATCATCCGACAAAAGTAGAAGGTACCTGTGATCGCTGTGGGGGACATGAGTTTTACCAACGTGAAGATGACAAACCGGAAACGGTTAAAAATCGTCTAAGCGTCAACATCGAAAATAGCAAACCAATCTTAGCGTTTTATGAAGAACAAAACCTTTTGCACACGATCAATGGAAATCGCGCAATTGATGATGTTTTTAAAGATGTTGAAAAAATCATTGATAAAAACTAA
- the secY gene encoding preprotein translocase subunit SecY, translating to MLKIVKDAFKVKEIRNKIFFTFLILFAFRIGASVTVPGVDAKKLVELSSNSLFTMLNTVSGSSMENFSLFAMGVSPYITASIVIQLLQMDIVPKFVEWSKQGEVGRKKLNQATRYLTLALAFIQSFGITAGFNRYVSLGFVKNANVYSYISIGLILTAGTMLLTWMGEQITEKGIGNGVSMIIFAGIISRLPKGIQQIYSTYFVRINSADLWKSILFIVLLIIAILLIVTVVTYVQQAERKIPIQYTKRVAGAPQSSYLPLKVNAAGVIPVIFASSLISTPSAILQLFSNSHGEEGWYKILSQVFNYSTLLGGTIYTVLIVAFTFFYAFVQVNPEKVAENLQKQGSYIPSVRPGKGTEDFISSLLIRLSTVGSIFLGLVAVLPIIAQKLWDLPQSIGLGGTSLLIVIGVALETVKQLEGLMMKRQYTGFINK from the coding sequence ATGCTGAAAATTGTAAAAGACGCTTTTAAAGTGAAAGAAATTCGTAATAAAATCTTTTTTACATTTCTTATTCTTTTTGCTTTTCGTATTGGTGCAAGTGTCACAGTTCCAGGTGTTGATGCTAAGAAACTTGTAGAATTGAGTAGCAACTCACTTTTTACAATGCTCAACACAGTTAGTGGGAGCTCAATGGAAAACTTCTCATTGTTTGCAATGGGAGTTTCGCCATATATTACAGCTTCGATTGTAATCCAGTTGTTACAAATGGACATTGTTCCAAAGTTTGTTGAGTGGTCGAAACAAGGGGAAGTTGGACGTAAAAAATTAAATCAAGCGACTCGTTATCTAACGTTAGCTTTAGCGTTTATCCAATCTTTTGGTATAACAGCAGGATTTAATCGCTACGTATCACTAGGCTTTGTGAAAAATGCCAATGTATATTCTTATATTAGTATTGGACTTATCTTGACGGCGGGTACGATGTTATTGACGTGGATGGGTGAGCAGATCACTGAAAAAGGAATCGGAAACGGTGTTTCAATGATTATCTTTGCAGGGATTATCTCAAGATTGCCAAAAGGAATCCAACAAATCTATTCTACATACTTTGTACGAATTAATTCTGCGGATCTTTGGAAATCTATCTTATTCATTGTTCTACTGATTATTGCAATTTTACTTATTGTGACAGTTGTTACTTATGTACAACAAGCAGAAAGAAAAATTCCAATTCAGTATACAAAACGTGTTGCCGGAGCACCTCAAAGCAGCTATTTGCCTTTAAAAGTGAATGCTGCCGGAGTTATTCCAGTAATTTTTGCTAGTTCATTAATTTCCACTCCAAGTGCGATATTACAACTATTTAGTAATTCACACGGTGAAGAAGGCTGGTATAAAATTCTTAGTCAGGTGTTTAACTATTCGACATTACTAGGTGGGACGATTTATACTGTCCTAATTGTTGCCTTTACTTTCTTCTATGCATTCGTACAGGTTAATCCTGAAAAAGTTGCTGAGAACTTACAAAAACAAGGAAGTTACATTCCAAGTGTACGTCCAGGAAAAGGGACAGAAGATTTTATTTCTTCTTTATTAATTCGTTTGAGTACTGTAGGTTCAATCTTCTTAGGATTGGTTGCTGTTTTACCAATTATTGCCCAAAAACTTTGGGACTTGCCTCAATCAATCGGTTTGGGTGGTACAAGTTTATTGATCGTAATTGGAGTTGCACTAGAAACAGTGAAACAATTAGAAGGTTTAATGATGAAACGCCAATATACTGGATTTATCAACAAGTAA
- the rplO gene encoding 50S ribosomal protein L15, with protein MKLHELKAAEGSRQVRNRVGRGTSSGNGKTSGRGQKGQNSRSGGGVRLGFEGGQTPLFRRLPKRGFTNINRKEYAVVNLDALNQFEDGTEVTPTVLVEAGVVKNEKSGVKVLANGEITKKLTVKATKFSKSAQEAIEAAGGSIEVI; from the coding sequence ATGAAACTTCATGAGTTAAAAGCCGCTGAAGGATCACGTCAAGTGCGTAATCGTGTAGGTCGTGGTACATCATCAGGTAACGGGAAAACTTCTGGTCGCGGTCAAAAAGGTCAAAATTCTCGTTCAGGTGGTGGCGTACGTCTAGGGTTTGAAGGTGGACAAACACCTTTATTCCGTCGTTTACCAAAACGTGGATTTACAAACATCAACCGTAAAGAATATGCTGTTGTTAATTTAGATGCACTAAATCAATTTGAAGATGGTACAGAAGTAACACCAACTGTTTTAGTTGAAGCAGGTGTTGTGAAAAATGAAAAATCAGGCGTTAAAGTCTTAGCGAATGGTGAAATCACTAAAAAATTGACAGTAAAAGCAACTAAGTTTTCAAAATCTGCGCAAGAAGCTATTGAAGCTGCTGGTGGATCAATCGAGGTGATCTAA
- the rpmD gene encoding 50S ribosomal protein L30 has product MAELKITLKRSVIGRPQNQRDTVKALGLKKLNSTVVKPANEAIKGMVNTVSHLVDVEEV; this is encoded by the coding sequence ATGGCTGAATTAAAAATTACGTTAAAACGTAGTGTAATCGGACGTCCTCAAAATCAACGTGATACAGTGAAAGCACTAGGGCTTAAAAAACTAAACAGCACTGTTGTAAAACCTGCCAATGAAGCAATCAAGGGTATGGTTAATACTGTTTCACATTTAGTGGACGTTGAAGAAGTATAA
- the rpsE gene encoding 30S ribosomal protein S5: MVYIDPKQLELEDRVVAINRVTKVVKGGRRLRFAALVVVGDKNGHVGFGTGKAQEVPEAIRKAIEDAKKNLVEVPMVGSTIPHEVIGVFGGGRILMKPAVAGSGVAAGGPVRAVLELAGVADITSKSLGSNTPINVVRATVEGLKQLKRAEEVAELRGKTVEELIG; the protein is encoded by the coding sequence ATGGTTTATATTGATCCAAAACAATTAGAATTAGAAGATCGCGTTGTTGCTATTAACCGTGTAACTAAAGTTGTAAAAGGTGGACGTCGTTTACGTTTTGCTGCATTAGTTGTCGTAGGTGACAAAAACGGTCATGTTGGATTTGGTACTGGTAAAGCACAAGAAGTACCTGAAGCAATTCGTAAAGCAATTGAAGATGCTAAGAAAAATCTTGTGGAAGTACCAATGGTTGGTTCTACCATCCCTCATGAAGTAATCGGAGTGTTCGGCGGTGGACGTATCTTAATGAAACCTGCTGTTGCCGGTTCTGGGGTTGCTGCTGGTGGACCTGTTCGTGCCGTATTAGAATTAGCAGGCGTTGCAGATATTACAAGTAAATCACTAGGCTCAAACACACCAATTAATGTGGTACGTGCGACAGTTGAAGGATTGAAACAATTAAAACGTGCTGAAGAAGTAGCTGAGCTTCGTGGCAAAACTGTTGAAGAATTAATCGGATAA
- the rplR gene encoding 50S ribosomal protein L18 yields MISKPDKNKVRLNRHKRVRAKISGTAECPRLNVFRSNKNIYAQVIDDVAGVTLASASTLDKEISGGTKTETAKAVGALVAKKATEKGIKEVVFDRGGYLYHGRVAALAEAARENGLEF; encoded by the coding sequence GTGATTTCAAAACCAGACAAAAACAAAGTGCGCTTAAACCGTCACAAACGTGTCCGCGCAAAAATCTCTGGTACTGCTGAGTGCCCACGCTTGAACGTTTTCCGTTCTAACAAAAACATCTACGCGCAAGTAATTGATGACGTAGCGGGTGTGACGCTAGCAAGTGCCTCTACCTTAGATAAAGAAATTTCAGGTGGAACAAAAACTGAAACGGCCAAAGCTGTTGGTGCGTTAGTTGCTAAAAAAGCAACTGAAAAAGGAATTAAAGAAGTAGTCTTTGACCGTGGTGGTTACCTTTACCATGGCCGTGTTGCAGCTTTAGCAGAAGCAGCGCGTGAAAATGGACTAGAATTTTAA
- the rplF gene encoding 50S ribosomal protein L6 produces the protein MSRIGNKTIIIPAGVTVTQNGNEVTVKGPKGELTRKFVSEIGINIEGNEINLTRPNDEKVNRALHGTMRANLNNMVVGVSEGFQKALELIGVGYRAQLQGSKLVLNVGYSHPVEVVAPEGVTIEVPANTQVVIKGANKEHVGELAANIRGIRPPEPYKGKGIRYAGEFVRRKEGKTGK, from the coding sequence GTGAGCCGTATTGGTAATAAAACAATTATTATTCCTGCAGGTGTAACAGTTACACAAAATGGAAATGAAGTTACTGTAAAAGGACCTAAAGGTGAGTTGACTCGTAAATTTGTTTCTGAAATTGGAATCAATATCGAAGGAAACGAAATCAACCTTACTCGTCCAAACGATGAAAAAGTAAATCGCGCGTTACATGGAACAATGAGAGCAAACCTAAACAACATGGTTGTTGGTGTGAGCGAAGGTTTCCAAAAAGCGTTAGAACTAATCGGGGTTGGGTACCGTGCACAATTACAAGGATCAAAACTTGTACTTAATGTTGGGTATTCACATCCGGTAGAAGTTGTTGCTCCTGAAGGCGTAACAATCGAAGTTCCTGCAAATACTCAAGTAGTAATTAAAGGAGCTAACAAAGAACATGTTGGCGAACTTGCGGCAAATATCCGTGGAATTCGTCCTCCAGAACCTTATAAAGGCAAAGGAATTCGCTATGCTGGTGAATTCGTAAGACGTAAAGAAGGTAAAACTGGGAAATAA